The following are encoded together in the Rhizobium sp. SSA_523 genome:
- a CDS encoding ABC transporter permease produces the protein MSISLTTLTERKNLWPWLLLAPLGLYLLLFFVVPLVDVAIMSVTHPRPTLANYQRVFTGALYQYALINTFLTAAFVTLFCLLTGYPVAYLMANSSRRAAMLILVIVTMSFWTSFLVRTYAWMVLLGNSGPLVAFLGWLGFEPTPQLLFTRFSSMLAMVHILVPYMIMNVYSVMQKIDPALIRSAESLGAKGFSLFRHIYLPLTAPGIANGCVLVFVICLGFYVTPVLLGSPREQMIAGLIGRQIDEFLAFGMGSAMAIVLLTVTLIILTIYHRRFGLDKLWG, from the coding sequence ATGAGCATTAGCCTCACGACGCTCACAGAGCGCAAGAACCTGTGGCCATGGCTGCTTCTGGCGCCCCTTGGTCTCTATCTGCTTCTCTTCTTCGTCGTGCCTCTGGTCGACGTCGCCATCATGAGCGTCACCCATCCTCGGCCGACGCTCGCCAATTACCAGCGGGTGTTTACCGGCGCTCTCTATCAATATGCGCTGATCAACACTTTCTTGACGGCCGCTTTCGTCACACTGTTCTGCCTGCTGACCGGCTATCCCGTCGCCTATCTCATGGCCAATTCCAGCCGCCGTGCGGCCATGCTCATCCTGGTCATCGTCACCATGAGCTTCTGGACCAGTTTCCTGGTTCGCACCTATGCCTGGATGGTGCTTTTGGGAAACAGCGGACCGCTGGTCGCGTTTCTCGGCTGGCTGGGTTTCGAGCCGACGCCGCAGCTCCTGTTCACGCGCTTTTCCTCCATGCTCGCAATGGTGCACATTCTCGTGCCGTACATGATCATGAACGTCTATTCGGTGATGCAGAAGATCGACCCGGCCCTCATTCGTTCGGCGGAAAGCCTCGGTGCCAAGGGATTCTCGCTGTTCCGCCACATCTACCTGCCTTTGACCGCGCCGGGCATTGCCAATGGCTGCGTGCTGGTCTTCGTCATCTGCCTTGGTTTCTATGTGACGCCGGTGCTGCTCGGCTCCCCGCGTGAGCAGATGATCGCGGGCCTGATCGGCCGCCAGATCGACGAATTCCTCGCCTTCGGCATGGGCTCCGCCATGGCGATCGTGCTGCTGACGGTCACGCTGATCATCCTGACCATTTATCACCGCCGCTTCGGCCTGGACAAGTTGTGGGGTTGA
- a CDS encoding membrane dipeptidase: protein MIIDGLQCGHFDRQSFVSLKAAGVGGVVNTCGFWEGALESLDSIGQWRDLVRDNADVAEIALTADDIRRISDDGRVAVIMGFQNANLFEGRIRYVEFFAELGVRVVQLTYNNQNELGGSCYEAEDSGLARFGKEVVREMNRAGILVDCSHVGDRTTLDAIEVSDRPIAVTHANARSLFDHKRNKSDEVLKALGRTGGVIGCAAYRNITGDEFCKSIEAWCTMVARTVDIAGIDSVAIGTDRSHNFTAPDYAWMRQGRWTRGADYGASAAGKPLKAPPPDWFQTLEDVQVIPDGLRSIGFSQQEVEKITHGNWLRLYAETFKKP, encoded by the coding sequence ATGATCATCGACGGGTTGCAATGCGGTCATTTCGACCGTCAATCATTTGTCTCCCTGAAGGCGGCCGGCGTCGGCGGCGTCGTCAATACCTGCGGCTTCTGGGAAGGTGCGCTGGAATCGCTCGACAGCATCGGACAGTGGCGCGATCTCGTGCGCGACAATGCCGATGTGGCGGAGATCGCGCTGACCGCGGATGATATTCGGCGCATCAGTGACGATGGCCGGGTAGCGGTTATCATGGGCTTTCAGAACGCCAACCTGTTCGAGGGCCGGATCCGCTACGTCGAATTCTTCGCGGAACTCGGCGTCCGCGTCGTGCAGCTTACCTATAACAACCAGAACGAACTTGGTGGCAGCTGCTACGAGGCCGAGGATTCGGGCCTTGCCCGCTTCGGCAAGGAAGTGGTGCGGGAAATGAATCGCGCCGGCATCCTGGTCGATTGCAGCCATGTCGGGGATCGAACGACGCTGGACGCGATCGAGGTGTCCGACAGGCCGATCGCCGTGACCCATGCCAATGCCCGCTCGCTCTTCGACCACAAGCGCAACAAGAGCGATGAGGTGCTGAAGGCGCTGGGCCGAACCGGCGGGGTGATTGGCTGCGCGGCCTATCGCAACATCACCGGCGACGAATTCTGCAAGTCGATCGAAGCCTGGTGCACCATGGTGGCGCGCACGGTCGATATCGCCGGCATCGACAGCGTGGCGATCGGCACCGACCGCAGCCACAATTTCACCGCACCGGATTATGCCTGGATGCGGCAGGGGCGCTGGACCCGCGGTGCCGATTACGGTGCAAGCGCCGCCGGCAAGCCGCTGAAGGCACCCCCGCCGGACTGGTTCCAGACATTGGAAGATGTGCAGGTCATCCCCGATGGCCTGCGTAGCATCGGGTTCTCGCAACAAGAGGTGGAGAAGATCACCCACGGGAACTGGCTGCGTCTCTACGCAGAGACGTTCAAAAAACCATAA
- a CDS encoding ABC transporter substrate-binding protein, translating to MTKFEMARSSLMTPTRRTLLKTAGAAGLASLAAPYVARGAEVLFINTWGGTWQKAALAQLIEPFSKETGIEVQTVSPVSFAKLAQQVQTGVYEFDVTTLGGGDIVRANQAGILEDIEAPYEGGLFENGVASHAFATLIAYRTDKFPNGGPQNWADFWNVEKFPGGRSLQRYPARILPLALLADGVAPKDLYPLDVDRAFASLDKIKPHIRVWWTAGAQSTQVLRDGEVDMIGIWHNNFYEAEDAGAPVAMTWNQAEVERAYWVVAKGTPNLENAKKFVKFATSAKPLAGFVSEANYGALNPAANAFIAAERAKRMPTSPENYPLVFEQDMANFGADVAEVSERFEEWVAS from the coding sequence ATGACCAAATTCGAAATGGCACGCTCATCCCTTATGACACCGACCCGCCGCACGCTGCTGAAGACGGCCGGTGCTGCGGGCCTGGCCTCGCTTGCGGCGCCCTATGTCGCCCGCGGTGCGGAGGTTCTGTTCATCAATACCTGGGGCGGCACCTGGCAGAAGGCAGCTCTGGCGCAGCTGATCGAGCCGTTCTCGAAGGAGACGGGCATCGAGGTGCAGACGGTGTCGCCGGTATCCTTCGCCAAGCTCGCGCAGCAGGTGCAGACAGGTGTTTACGAATTCGACGTGACCACGCTCGGCGGCGGCGATATCGTACGCGCCAACCAGGCGGGCATCCTGGAAGATATCGAGGCGCCCTACGAGGGCGGCCTGTTCGAAAACGGCGTTGCTTCGCATGCCTTTGCCACGCTGATCGCCTATCGCACCGACAAGTTTCCCAATGGCGGCCCGCAGAACTGGGCCGATTTCTGGAATGTCGAGAAATTCCCGGGCGGCCGGTCGCTGCAGCGTTACCCAGCGCGGATCCTGCCGCTGGCGCTTCTGGCGGACGGCGTTGCCCCGAAAGACCTCTATCCTCTCGATGTGGATCGTGCCTTCGCCTCTCTCGACAAGATCAAGCCGCATATCCGCGTCTGGTGGACCGCCGGCGCCCAGTCGACGCAGGTGCTGCGCGATGGCGAAGTGGATATGATCGGGATCTGGCACAACAACTTCTACGAAGCCGAAGATGCGGGCGCGCCGGTTGCCATGACCTGGAACCAGGCCGAGGTCGAGCGCGCCTACTGGGTGGTCGCCAAGGGCACGCCGAACCTTGAGAATGCCAAGAAGTTCGTCAAGTTCGCCACCAGCGCCAAGCCGCTGGCGGGCTTCGTTTCGGAGGCGAATTACGGCGCGCTCAATCCCGCCGCCAATGCCTTCATCGCTGCCGAACGCGCCAAGCGCATGCCGACATCGCCGGAGAACTATCCGCTGGTGTTCGAGCAGGACATGGCCAATTTCGGTGCCGATGTGGCCGAGGTCTCGGAACGGTTCGAGGAGTGGGTCGCAAGCTGA
- a CDS encoding ABC transporter permease has protein sequence MNLVLRLLGILVVAFILAPLVIVVPMSFSSASSLQFPPPGYGLAYYKAYFNDPKWLVPTLNSIIIATGTMVLTMILVVPATFALVRHKFSGKGFADLMMLMPLAVPHIVMAIGYYSYFGDLGIVHSHIGVILAHSCLSVPIAFLVLSANLKGFDRTLERAAQSLGATPSRTFIHVTLPILRPGLMISALFAFIQSFDETVVAIFISGRDAQTLPRKMFDSIREQADPVIAVISTLLFVIVLAAAGLPLLTKAIRERRQARALANAAGLSAPH, from the coding sequence ATGAACCTGGTCCTCAGACTTCTCGGCATCCTCGTGGTCGCCTTCATCCTCGCACCGCTGGTGATCGTGGTACCGATGTCCTTTTCCAGCGCCAGTTCGCTGCAGTTTCCGCCGCCCGGCTATGGGCTGGCCTATTACAAGGCCTATTTCAACGACCCGAAATGGCTCGTGCCGACCCTGAACAGCATCATCATCGCCACCGGCACCATGGTGCTGACCATGATCCTCGTCGTCCCGGCCACATTCGCGCTGGTCCGCCACAAATTTTCCGGCAAGGGCTTTGCCGATCTCATGATGCTGATGCCGCTTGCGGTCCCGCACATCGTGATGGCCATCGGCTACTACTCCTATTTCGGCGATCTCGGCATTGTTCACAGCCATATCGGCGTCATCCTGGCCCATAGCTGCCTGTCCGTGCCGATCGCCTTCCTCGTGCTGTCGGCCAATCTGAAAGGTTTCGACCGCACGCTGGAGCGCGCCGCCCAGAGCCTCGGCGCCACGCCATCGCGCACCTTCATCCATGTCACGCTGCCGATCCTGCGGCCGGGGCTGATGATCAGCGCGCTGTTTGCCTTCATCCAGTCCTTCGACGAGACAGTGGTCGCGATCTTCATTTCCGGCCGCGACGCGCAGACGCTGCCGCGCAAGATGTTCGACAGCATTCGCGAGCAGGCCGATCCGGTGATCGCCGTCATTTCCACTTTGCTCTTCGTCATCGTGCTGGCGGCTGCCGGTCTTCCCCTTCTCACCAAAGCCATTCGCGAGCGCCGGCAGGCGCGTGCCCTGGCCAATGCCGCCGGCCTTTCGGCCCCGCACTAG